TTATATTTTTTCTTGTTATTACATTCATCGCTTACACATACACTCGGGAACAGGATATGCTAAAACATCTCTGTCCATTTTCTTGGTCCTTAGCTCAGGTTGACCCTTTGAATATTTATGCAACTTCTGTATGTTCTTCCTGAATTCCTCCTCAGAAATCGATGTATCTTCGAACAAAGGAAGCATCATGCGCTTGTTTGGCTTTACATATTTCCGGTGTCCTACGTACGCCCGGTGTCCCTTCATAGACATAACGAGTAATCACTTCTCCAAACAATACAACACGAGACAAGACAAAGGAAATTCAATCTTGGAAATGTGCATTGATCAACTCTGATAAATATGATGATGATAAAGAATCAGTGCTTGAGGAGTTCGCACCTGCATAGCTCGTCCCATGTTGCCTCCATGGGATGGCAAAAATACGTTGCTACTTAAAGAAACAATATAATCGATGGCTGCCAAAATTGAAGGTCTATTCATGTAAGGAGTGAGTTCTCCTTCTCTTGTTAACATATGTTTTGTAATGATATTTGGGAACTCTTCTATAAGTGGCTGTATTGCATTGTTTCCTCCAAAAGGTTCTCCTCCTGCTATGTACATTCGAGCATTGCTTGATACTCCTAAAGCCTTCAAAAATCTGCAGTTTCCCAAAAAAAAGTATGATCTCTCTTTACCTATAGTGCAAATGTAAGAGAGTAATCAACACCATCCCATTCACCTTGCTACTTCTTGTGCACTGAGAGGACACAATCCAGCAAGCCGTCGTGCAGATTGCGTCATGTTCAGTTTGTCAGTTAAGAAATCAGGATTAGACTCTCGATCCATGGCTATTATTTTGTCATATTCAATTCCTAGGCCGGTGAGACATCCGGTTCTGACCCACACGTCTTTTTCCAGCCTTAAATGGATAGCTATGTAAGGACCCTCAATCCACATTCTTCTGGCCATTTGATTACCAAGATCTAGGATCGGGCTGGCCAATCTTAGAGCATGAAACGCTACCTATAAGAACAACAAAAGTGATTAAACAAGCTCGATTCTAGAActgatgatatcttgatcttTGTAACAGAATAGAATAGTATCTGAATTTTTACCTTGCAACGTAGCTTTTGAAGATCGAGTGGGAGATTCCTTGAGAGCTTCGAATCTAGCCCTTTCAATATGAGAAGTCCTTCTTCATTCAGCTGCATGGACAAATATAAAATTCTGTTTAAGAACAAGATTCCGCACATCGACTGAAGTTCTTGTTTTCTTACCCGTCGAAGGAACCTTGCGCGGATCCACATTGGTGACACATGACATGGGATTTGATTTTCAATCGATTGCTTTGGAACTAGATGAGTAGAAGGAAGCGATGAAACGATACGAACATCGGCTTGTAGAGTTTTCTTGAAGTGTTCAACATCAAATATATCAGAAAATTCACTGCAAATGAAAGTATAGATGTAGAGATAGCTATGGGTTGCCCATTAAAGCAAATCAACGCACAGATAAATCTGCATTTTAAAATACGTAGTACACAACTGAAACCAAGCAAATACGGAAATCTCTTCCAAAAAATACAATACATCTATAATTCCTTGTACCTTTCGTCTCCCCAGATGCGGTTTACCTGCAAGACAGGCACAACCAATGCAACATCAAGAATCCGCGCGATCACAACGGCATCAACAATTTGATTTCTCTGCTGGTTCAATCCTCCTGAAACAACCACAACCAAGAACTTCCTCTTCTGTTTAGCAATTCTACTCGATGCCTTTCGATACTCGAGACTGAAATGCAAACAGGGCTGAAACCCCATTCCATCCGGCTGCTTCCAGAAATCCTCCTCCTCTGCTGAAAGATTGAGATTCGAAGCCAACCCACGTGGAGGCAGTGGCACCGTTACATCATATTCTCGACTACCTGAGTTGTGTTTCAGGACTGATGAAAGGGAGGTTACTGGAAATGAAGGAAATGTTGATAAAGGCCAGAGTTCTGAGCATTCAGTCGAGGAAATTGGACTGAAAGTCAGGAAGCAAATCCCCAAGAAAGTGCAGAGAATGAAGAGAGAAGAGAAGAAGAGTAAAACGAAATTTGATGATGAGCAGTAATTGGGGATTCTTGAATTTTTCTTGGGGGAGTAGAAGGGAGAAACCGATAGTAAATGAGTGAAAAACGATGGGTTGACAGTGATGAATGAATTCTTGAAGTTCCTGTTTGATTTTGCCATGAAAATTGGTCTGAATTTCACTGTTTCCTACTGCACAAAGGAAGATTTTCCAAGAACGAACTGGGTTCTTTATGTTTGCTCGAGATCTTGCGTGATTTCTTGTGCAGTTGGTTGAACGAGAGTTCAATCTGCGTATGAATCTGTGAGTTTGAGCTAACCAAGGTGAAGATGAGTAGCGGGGAATAGGGAAAAAAAACCAGTATCAGTTATTGCTTGTTTCAAGTCTATTTTACCCTcgtttttcttgtaaaatacaCGGTGATTAGTCTGTATAGAGAAACACTCGAGGGGTATGATTGTCCACCTATCCTTTAATGTCGTTGGCAGTTTGTTGATATATTTTGTCACCCTATTTTATTTActatttattaattttcttcgtaaaaatatatattactaAATTTGGAATTGTTATATGCATAGGTCATTTTTAAAAGAAACAATCTCacaaatcaattttgtgagacatatatctcatttggatcatccatgataaaatatttttttatgttaaaaatattacctATTTTTGTAAATATGAGCATGATGGATCGATCTTGcgaatatatataataagaaatCAAGGTTACGTTAGAAAGTCAGGGAGATTTTGGTGTTATAAAGATGTCTATTTACTAAGGCTGCGTTTGATTTGGagtataaaataatgaaatgattaagagagaaatgataaaaagaatgattggagtaaaatataatatataatgataaaataatattatgttcggTATGATGGATAAAAatgtaataattaataattttttgatgtgacaaaattgcccttccATTTGTGCGTCGGCGGCGGGGGCGGTCGGCCGGAAGCGACGGCGGCGGTCAGCCACAAGTggcggcggcggtcggccgACAGTGGCCGGCGGCAGGGGTTGACGGTGGGCGGTCGGTGAAAGGAAGTGAtggtgagtttggatttaggagaagggtaaaattgaaaaaataggaTGTATTAAGAGTGTGATAATTAATCCTAGAAGGTGAGgaggtattattttaacctacctaatataacctaatcattcataggagggattGACTTGATTAAATAAAAAACGTACCAAATGAGTGATTTGgtgagttaaaaaaaaaataaactcacCTAATCAAGGCAACCAAACACTGCCTAAGTATTATtttgtcaaatttaaattttaatatggtatttttgtatttttttttatggtaTTGATGTGATGTCAACATGACGCTAATTTGATATCAACATTGATCTATacaatatcatatcaatattttCAATTAACAAACTAATATTGTCGAAAGGTAAAAAATAAACTACTAAGATTATTTTTGACAATAAAGACGAAAAAACTGCAacaagataaaaataaaaataaaattgcatttttttCCCTAATTCAGGCcacttttattattaaaaatttaaaaacaatcgctaaaaatatttaaaaataataataaagagtgctacttttataaattttattttcctcgAGAAGCCGGATTGGCAATCCCGGCTCTTCAAAAATACCCAAAATTTCAATCGAATCGAAATTCTGCTAAATATTGTCACTTCTGAATTTTGCCATATCCTCGCAGTGGTGATCTTATTGAAGGCGATGGGAGATGGAAATCACAGTATGTGGGAGCATTTGCCACTTCTTGTAAGGGCCAATTCCAAAGACTCCGTCGAATACATACTTCAGGCACTCTGGCGCACTCGCCGTACTGGCCTTGACGCTGCCGACCGTCAAATCTTTCGCGACATCCTTCAACTCTCGGAAGACTCTGATCTCGACCCCGTATGTTTTCTTTCCTTTGTCTTTTGGAGGCTAGGCCGAACCATGGGATTGTTGTGCAATCCTGTAATACATATAAAATGTTGTTTGTTGGTATAATTTGGAGGCTTGTTGTCCATGTAGCTTGAGCTTctgtcttcttctttttttcctaATGGGTTTTGATTCTACATTCTGGTTTTTCATTAAATTGTTAGGGGAGTGATGTCGTTCTTGTTGAATTTTTCTGAGTGACGTGTATGGGTTCCAGATATCAATACCTCCAATGCATATATCAGGTTTAGGAAAAAAAGCTGCACTACTTAAACATTTGACTCGCTTGCTATGCTGGTGTGTGGCATGATGATGCATGCTTAGCGATTTTTTAACGTTCACAGTATAAGACCCATCTTGGATACCTCTACCCTCCCACCCTTGACATAGAGACTTCTCATGGAATGATTTTGTAGTGCTGCTAAGTGCTAATTCACCTTGCACGCCTGAAGGGataaatttttttgtgtttCTGCAGCTGTTGGTGTGCCTTCGTGTATTGATTAGAAAGTGTGTTTATGAGAATGTTAATAAAGATGATATTCAGAAGTTGTTTCCGGCTGAAGTTCTTCCTGAATTGCAAAGATTGCTAACTATCTTACTACAAAAGTTCCAGAAAGAGTGGCGTGAAGATATTTCAAAGGATCCGGTAGAAAGCTAAATTCCTATTAGGTTAGAATAATACTGCTCttgtaatatcaatatactgatttttttttctcgTTTTTTTGGCTGTTTTATTACGTCGTAGGAAAGTGTCCCTCGCCTCAAGGCAATGACATGGAACATGGCAAATCAGAATGTGCAGCATTCAGAGCCTGTAGCTGTTATTAACTTGAGGATATAGTGGATTTTTAGTACAATTTGATGAATACTTTATTCTGgtgtaaaatttatttttcgcaGGTTCAGAGTGATGCTCAGCCAAACATGGGTGATAAGCATGTGAAATTTCAGTTGGCAAAAGATTCGATGGAAATGATGCTGAAGTCCATGTATTGTATAAAAGATCAGTTGTCTGACCCTGTAAGTTTAATGTCTTTATAACTTTTATCTATGTCCGCAGCTTAAATGACTTTTACCCAGTTCCCGTTTTCTCATTGTAGTCCATTGTCAGGCTGAAACACTGGAAAGGCCCATAGTTCATCAGTCAAATGTTGCTTCGTCTTCACTCGGTTAGAAAAGTAATCCAATATCCCTCTATTTGTTTCTGATTATCTGTGCCTGTGTTGGAGCATTACCAGTATGGATATTGTGTTTGTTTGGTCTCACGGTTTGTTGTGAAACTAAAATCTCCTTtgtttcatattcatatcaaaattttcctGATATCGCCAAATCTGATAGGTCTTTAAAATTCAAGGTGGATTGTACTTATTTTACGGCATTTAACTCTCCACTTGATGCAAATTTCACTCATTTTTCCCAGTaatatgatgaatttatttgagtcatctacTCCCCAAATCATTGATAACCGATGAATATTAAATTTAGGTCCCAACTGATATCGCTTACAAGTTGTAGACTGTTTTAGAGGCCGTTGTCACAAAGCTTGTTTAAATATCTGAGTAGCGAGACCCTCAAAAGCCAAACCACTAAATCTCAATATCCTAAACTGACAAGTCTTCATGTATAGTTCCAATAATTCAGTAACAGAAAGATGAAGATAAAAACATTGGAAACTTGGTTTTATCCACTGTGATGTCTGTGGATTAGAAGAAGAATATAATATGGACTTCAGACCACATGTTTACAGTTTTCAGTGTATAAATTTTGATAAGAATGATAGCAGGCGTtggattttttattaaaatgtaTATGCTTGAGGTATTGAGTTAAGTCAAGAGTCCAACCTAAACATCCCAACCATTGATCTCCCAGATTAATGTATCTTGAATAGAGCCCTTGTAACGAGGGCAAATTTACCCTCTGGCGGTAATGTTAATTTTCTTATCGAACTTTATTAAAATGATTTGTTAATTGAATTTTGTGTATATTTTTCTTCTGTGAATATATGTTTTACCCACAAAAGTATTGAGTAAAGATGAAGTTGGTCTTTCCATGATCCAAATTCCTGGATTTGCCTTGTGATCGACCTTTTTGTGTGAAGTCCATCTGTTGTGACAGTTTTCTGCTCTCCCTTCTCAGCTTCTCCATTGTTACCTGCTTTTCTTTGTAGGTTTGGTGGCACACAATGCATGTGCGACTTTGCTCGAAGAATTTACAAGTCCACAAAAGTGAATTTGTGGTGGTTTGGACTCGTGATTTCTTTAATGATGTTCATTAATGTTGTATGAAGAATGGATTTTTTGTGGCATTTTGATATGATGTCCATCCACCGTGCTTATATATATTTGTGCGCGTATGGTTAAGCTGCAACATATACTTAAACTAGTATGACAGCCGGCCTCCTGGCTAGTGGCATAATCTTTTCCTGACGCCATAGGTTCGAACCTTGGACACGAGAAGAAACCTTCCTCcctgaatttaaaaaaaaaaatagtatcCAATTTTGTTTAGAGAAAACCCAGTTATTCAtactcaaaaataatttaatttggtaAGTTAGTTCGTCGACACTTGTGAAACTCAGAATGTCTTTAACATAGATTTAACCGTTGCGTGCGTTTTGATTGAATGTCAAAAAGCATCAAATTCCTGTATTAATTAAAACAAATCAAAGAAAGCCAGTACTAATTAAGTATAttttcttatttcaagataaagtaaatgttacaATTGTTAATTGATTGACAAAGTTGGAATACAGAGTCAATAAACCAATTTCAGGAAAAATTTAGTAAGATTGCTCGACCGTTCAGTGAATAAAGTATGGAAATAATATCCATATTTATGTGCTTTCTCTAAAGCCATTGATATAGTGTAAATTCAATCATGAAATTGAATGATTCTAATCAAAACCTCTAAGTGGGGGGAGATgtattttgattaattttttttgtttacaaTGAAACAACCgatgaaatattaaattaatattttattacttTACATATTACTGATACAAAGTATAATGTATTTCAAATGACGCCATAATTGAGTGAACTGAAATCCATCTTTATTATGAAATGCTATATAAACATGTAAGTgttgaattaaaaattttcgaTCTACTTCTCTGAACAATAAAATTACTTTCATTACATTTGGAATCCATTGATTTTCAACACAAACGTaacattaatttattatttaatccgATTTtaacatgatatttttaattcatATCGAATTCAAGCAGTAATTTTCATTTgtccattttaaataaataaagatgatAATTGCATAGAAGTTAATAAATATTACGATAAGTTATTAGGAGGATAAATATAATTATCAGTCACTCGTTTAATCTAATATTCAGTGACAATTAGTTTTAATAGTTTGTTTTGATGTATAAAAAATAGGTTATCTGATGTTCGCTATTATGTAATATCGAAgagattttttgttttttttttaaaaaaaaccctagtaatttcaattattatttataaataaacttGATATATCACGTTTTCTTTCTCGTCTTCCCAAATATATAATCCATTTTTTCacatttaataaatcattttactAATATATCCATATTTAATATGTATAATTTTATTCACTATGTTTTCCCAATATCActaaattaatgagaaatttgcaaaataacattggtcaattatttatttaagaaaatgatCTCCTCAAGTGTAGTTGAAATATATTTGAGGGTgtcattttcttaaataaataattgaacaaggttaaaaaataaaataccctCTAAATGAGGATGTATTAGAAAATTTACATGTACAATGTATTTTCTCAATGACATTCGTATTctgcatttaaataaaaaaaaatttgaactaTATAATTAGGATGTAAAGAGTTTTATTttcgctattttttttttacaaatcaatttctatttaatgtatttttaaaattattcattaaataagactaaaataagaaaaaataataattttccaataatttttttaaatatccaGTTATAAACCCATATATAATGGAAAGAGAGGTGGCACACAATGGTCAAGGATTCAAAATGGACTGATGTCGACTCCAAGCGTTGAGTGCTGACCTGCAAAATCCTACTTCACTTGCATTGACATCTCACAATGTTGACTTTTACCCAATTAAATGTTGAAAACACCACATTTCACACACACGCacgtatctatatatatatacatacatatatatatacatacatacggGGTGGAGCCACATGCTCCTTTACCCGGGCTTTGGgtggtccaattttttttaaaaaaaatgtaatatatgtaataatgtaaattttgtataattttgaaataatataatattaacccgagtagatcaatttaaaatattaaaatattttagagtttaaaattctagcccGGACAGAGCCATATTTCTGGTTCCGTCACTGCATACATACGTGTGTGTGTTACAGCGGCGCCGGAAAAAAGGTGGGAATCGAGAGGACAGATTCTGAAAGAAATTGAGTTATTACACGTGCACATATAAGCGTATTTTTTctcaaatattttgtttgattttattgaagatatGGAGTGGAACTCGAAAGTTCAATCaagtaatcttgacataaaatttaTGTTTCCTTAAAATGGCTATGTCTCTTTCCATTGGCAAAAATGCTCACGTTTTAgctccaaaaaataaaaatgattacGTTTTTAgagttaaaaataaattattgccgtattttatttttatttcaattaaaatAACCTAATATAATTTCATATAGAATGCGCCATCAATAATCAATCATACAAGAAAATATCACATtcataaacaaaataatatacatTAGTTCCCCATGTGCACACATTGTGTGCATTCTTATTCGGTTTTTTTAATAACTACTTTTGTTaaagaaattaaattaaaattaaaataaaattaaaacttatgattttttgatgttttttagaattttttcacataaatttattttcccataccaaaaaaatagaaaaaaaacgggggataaaaaaaaaaaaaaaaaaagaggtatTTTAAGGATTCCAAAAAGACATTTTTTGTCTATGTTATGATTCAAATGGTATATGAAATAtagatataatttttaatatttacacAATAATATTTCTATAAATATATTATGTATATAcgtattttttgttatttatttattgttgtttttgtttGGGAGCGGTGATGTGTTTGAAttctaaaaattaaaaaaaaaaaaaccaaagagGAGGCGGAAGGCGGTTTGATTTGGCTTGTTTCTTTGGTTGTATATAGGCAAGTGAACAACGTAACTCTGTTTGGATTATATTTTTGTCAAATATATCAGaccataataattattttatattaatcttTGCATTTTACAAagataattaattatttcaatttATTATAGGAGTTTATAAAAACCATTTTAAAtaactatttttaaattagttCCTAATGAAACAAGGGACTTTACGtaaacaaagaaataaaatattacttttatatgATCTTGAATAGACTcttaacaaaaaaaaagaataaataaagTATTACTTTATACGATTTCATTTAGACTTTGATTACATATCTTAATATAaattatcatataaaaaaaatatattaaatgtcACGTAATCGCATGTCGAtcacaaataatatatttaataaaatttaaaggaAGAAAGGATGCCACGTTTCATGTTGAAATGGTGCGTCGGGGCCAGTTTTCTGGTTTGGAGAATATCAAGAACTACGCCGACAAGTCAatatctattttttaaaaaataaaagcaaTGTGTAATTATCATCAAACGTGATGAAATAATGCGTCGTCAGAGTTCCTCCAAATTTAAAAAtcacacacacaaatatataaatattccagcgtattttaaaattgttgtcCTTTCATTTTGGAATTTCTTGGACaatgttttaatatttttattaaaattttcgggTCACGGAAAAAAACACATTCACCAAAGCCTCGATCCCCTATTGATATAATTACCACCCGtggaaatatattaaaaatataaaataaactaattCATCGTTATATATATTGGTTTATCGTCTCTAGATTATACATATTTCATTATCTCGTACGAATGATAAtattttcttgtttttaaagaaaattagtAGTGGGAGATAATCAGTTCATTTCGTCATAAATACATTATTTCCATGTTTGGTACAAATGTTTGTTAAGTAGATAAATCACCAATGGTCACTTCAATGTTAATACCTTCAAAAATAAACGATTGAAGTTGTTCTTTCTTGAAGGATATTCGCACAaccttttatttgatttatagtGTGATTAATCTTGATTTCATCAAGTTagttttgaattattgatttaCAATCATTAATTTGACACCAGTGTTAATTTTGAGACGAGATTTCAGATTCAAGATTATGTTGTAACAGTTATTTTCTCGAACAAAAAAAAGACGGTTTTAAGAAAATAGTCATACTAAACTTATTTAGTTGAGACATGTATGGATTTTGTGCAATCAATCTATTTTCGATTTCATTGAACAAAACCCGATTAAACTATTGCTTAAAATTTCATCGAACAAAATCGATCTCCTACGATAACaaatatatcattaaaaatagtgataatgaaataattgaaagttaaattaaatatatttaagtttgcgtggttaatttaattcaacTTAGGTTTGGAAAAACCATGTAATAGAAGaataattgttattttattagCGAAGCCATAATGTAGTTAGTTATAAATGTCCATTTCAAGGTCAAAATATAgaattatgttaaaaatatatcGTACAATAATGATATTTAGATTTTTCTATTATGTCGTGAGATTTTGTATTGGATCTATCatgaaattttgataaataaaattatctATGTTATATAAATTTGGTTGTACATATTACTCCGATATATGTATGATACACATTGATATGGTGATAGATTTTCtacgattttgattttttaacaATTAGAGAGGGCAATGATTTTCGTAAAAAATTTCTACCTCGAAGCATGTTTCAACTATGGTTAATTGTCTCACATCGGTTAGATAAAATCATTGAAGTTGCATATATGGACTTGAACAATACTCTCCTCTTGAGATAGCTTTTGCGGTTGAGTTGAGTTCAAGTTATAAGCTTAAAAACCAtataatgaaaaagaaaaatgtttttttttttgcaattacAAATTTATAACCAAATAATTAAAGTTACCAACGATTCCGTGATAAATATCTTATTCGCACGAGTTTAAACTATTAAatagaaatatataattatgttttttttataataattattattttcagctTTCATAGGTTACGTCGACctgctttattattttttttaaaaaaagtgaaATTTAATTCGTACAATAAATATGTGGGCCTATTTCTCCATCTATCACGCCGAACCCCGCCCGCTTTTGCTCGCAACCCGTATTATTCGTCCACCTTGGCAGTCAAACTGAGATATATGTCATTATTACACACAATCTTTTTCACCAATTGAGCACGTGACTTAATTACTATTTTCTTAGTATAAATCTCGGCGAAAATTCTCCAAACTCCAACCCAAATCAATCATCTTCTCCATTTCCATATTTAACCATGATTCTCTCTCTTCTTTCTTGTGTCACTCTAGGGTTTCTTCTGGTTTCTTGCATTATATCATCCAAAAAACTTTTTCTGAAATTCCAAAAGTTCGCCTCCTGTGTCAGTAATTTTGTCAAGATTCCATTGTTCCTTCGCATCAATTGTCTGATTTCATTCTACCAGAATCGCCACCGCCTGCTGGATTGGTACACACACCTCTTGTCCCAATCCAAAACACAGACGATTATCGTGCACCGTATCGGTGCACCGAGAATTGTCGTTGTCGCAAACCCGAAAAACGTTGAATATATCCTGAAAACGAACTTCGTCAACTTTCCAAAGGGCAGGCCTTTTACGGATTTGCTCGGTGATTTTCTTGGGCTCGGAATCTTCAACGTTGATGGTGAGAAATGGAGCACTCAGCGTAAGCTGGCTAGCCATGAATTCAGTGCTAAATCTCTGAGAGAATTTGTGGTGAAAGTTCTTGAAGGCGAGGTGGAAACTAGGTTGATTCCTACCCTCGAAAATGCTGCGGAAAATGACAAGATCTTGGACATGCAAGAGGTTTTGAAGAGGTTCGGATTCGATACCATTTGTAAGGTTGCACTGGGGGCGGACCCTTTTTGTTTGGACCTTTCTCGAGCAGCGCCGCCTCTTGCGACTGCGTTCGATTCTGCTTCAGAGAAATCCGCAATGCGTGGGGTTGCGCCCGTTTCCACGTTGTGGAAATTGAAGAGAGCCTTGAATTTGGGATCGGAGAAGGACTTGAAAGAGGCTGTGGATATTGTGCATGGTTGTGTGGATGAAATAATTCAAGCTAAGAAAGAGAAGATAAAAAATGATGGCGGCGGCGGCGATCTTTTGTCGAGGTTTCTGGAAGCTGGTCTGGGTGGTGAAATGGTAAGAGATATGGCTATAAGTTTTCTCATGGCTGGAAGAGACACCACCTCCGCCGCCTTGACGTGGCTGTTCTGGTTGTTCACGGGTCACCGGGAAATCGAAAAGCAAGCGGTGGAGGAAATTATTTCATTCAAGATTTCCGATAACAAATTTGTTTTCGAAGACTTGAAAGAAATGAACTTTATCGAAGCATGCTTGTATGAATGCATGAGGCTTTACC
This window of the Primulina tabacum isolate GXHZ01 chromosome 4, ASM2559414v2, whole genome shotgun sequence genome carries:
- the LOC142541415 gene encoding O-fucosyltransferase 37, whose translation is MAKSNRNFKNSFITVNPSFFTHLLSVSPFYSPKKNSRIPNYCSSSNFVLLFFSSLFILCTFLGICFLTFSPISSTECSELWPLSTFPSFPVTSLSSVLKHNSGSREYDVTVPLPPRGLASNLNLSAEEEDFWKQPDGMGFQPCLHFSLEYRKASSRIAKQKRKFLVVVVSGGLNQQRNQIVDAVVIARILDVALVVPVLQVNRIWGDESEFSDIFDVEHFKKTLQADVRIVSSLPSTHLVPKQSIENQIPCHVSPMWIRARFLRRLNEEGLLILKGLDSKLSRNLPLDLQKLRCKVAFHALRLASPILDLGNQMARRMWIEGPYIAIHLRLEKDVWVRTGCLTGLGIEYDKIIAMDRESNPDFLTDKLNMTQSARRLAGLCPLSAQEVARFLKALGVSSNARMYIAGGEPFGGNNAIQPLIEEFPNIITKHMLTREGELTPYMNRPSILAAIDYIVSLSSNVFLPSHGGNMGRAMQGHRAYVGHRKYVKPNKRMMLPLFEDTSISEEEFRKNIQKLHKYSKGQPELRTKKMDRDVLAYPVPECMCKR
- the LOC142541417 gene encoding cytochrome P450 94B3-like; protein product: MILSLLSCVTLGFLLVSCIISSKKLFLKFQKFASCVSNFVKIPLFLRINCLISFYQNRHRLLDWYTHLLSQSKTQTIIVHRIGAPRIVVVANPKNVEYILKTNFVNFPKGRPFTDLLGDFLGLGIFNVDGEKWSTQRKLASHEFSAKSLREFVVKVLEGEVETRLIPTLENAAENDKILDMQEVLKRFGFDTICKVALGADPFCLDLSRAAPPLATAFDSASEKSAMRGVAPVSTLWKLKRALNLGSEKDLKEAVDIVHGCVDEIIQAKKEKIKNDGGGGDLLSRFLEAGLGGEMVRDMAISFLMAGRDTTSAALTWLFWLFTGHREIEKQAVEEIISFKISDNKFVFEDLKEMNFIEACLYECMRLYPPVAWDSKHAANDDILPDGTPVYRGDRVTYFPYGMGRMEELWGEDRLEFKPDRWFHNDGVLKPVSPYKFPVFQAGPRVCLGKEMAFIQMKYVVASVLSRFELLPVLHEQPIFVPLLTAHMAGGFHVRIRRRAA
- the LOC142541416 gene encoding uncharacterized protein LOC142541416, which encodes MGDGNHSMWEHLPLLVRANSKDSVEYILQALWRTRRTGLDAADRQIFRDILQLSEDSDLDPLLVCLRVLIRKCVYENVNKDDIQKLFPAEVLPELQRLLTILLQKFQKEWREDISKDPESVPRLKAMTWNMANQNVQHSEPVAVINLRVQSDAQPNMGDKHVKFQLAKDSMEMMLKSMYCIKDQLSDPAETLERPIVHQSNVASSSLG